A DNA window from Acidimicrobiales bacterium contains the following coding sequences:
- a CDS encoding IS256 family transposase has protein sequence MALDESALSELLDALADRDRGVDLVRELAQWVAQELIEVQATQAIGAGRYERSDERVTERNGHRPRTLTTKAGDLELAIPKLRKGSFFPSILEPRRRIDQALHAVVMEAYVSGVSTRSVDALVESMGASSGIKKSEVSRICAGLDERVGAFRNRTLGHTEFPYVYLDAIYVHVRDDSLGQVVSRAVVVATGVTAEGGREVLGVDVGDSEAETFWTAFLRSLKARGLSGVRLVISDAHEGLRAAIRKTLQGSSWQRCRVHYVRNLLAPVPKAHQEMVAAAFRSIFALTTPDDVAARWDEVAETLAERFPKAAALMDTAKTDVLAFTAFPREHWRQIWSNNPLERLNKEIRRRTNVVGIFPNDPAVIRLVGAVLSDQHDEWAIARRYFSEASMAKLYATRDTDPAVTAELQPGT, from the coding sequence ATGGCTCTCGATGAGTCTGCCCTGTCCGAACTTCTTGACGCGCTCGCTGACCGTGATCGCGGCGTGGACCTGGTCCGCGAGCTGGCCCAGTGGGTCGCCCAAGAACTGATCGAAGTCCAAGCCACCCAGGCGATCGGCGCCGGCCGTTACGAGCGTTCCGATGAGCGCGTGACCGAACGCAACGGCCACCGCCCACGCACGTTGACCACGAAGGCCGGCGACCTCGAGTTGGCGATCCCGAAGCTGCGCAAGGGCAGCTTCTTCCCGTCGATTCTCGAACCGCGACGCCGGATCGACCAGGCTCTCCACGCGGTCGTGATGGAGGCCTACGTGTCCGGTGTGTCGACCCGATCGGTCGACGCCCTGGTCGAGTCGATGGGTGCCTCCAGCGGGATCAAGAAGTCCGAGGTGTCACGGATCTGTGCCGGGCTGGACGAACGCGTCGGCGCGTTCCGGAACCGCACGCTCGGCCACACCGAGTTCCCATACGTCTACCTCGACGCGATCTACGTCCACGTCCGCGACGACTCCTTGGGCCAGGTCGTGTCCCGAGCGGTCGTGGTGGCGACCGGTGTCACCGCCGAGGGTGGCCGTGAGGTGCTCGGCGTCGATGTCGGCGACTCCGAGGCCGAGACGTTCTGGACGGCGTTCCTGCGCTCGCTCAAGGCCCGCGGGCTGTCCGGTGTGCGCCTCGTCATCTCCGACGCCCACGAGGGCCTGCGGGCCGCGATCCGCAAGACGTTGCAGGGCTCGAGCTGGCAGCGGTGCCGCGTTCACTACGTCCGCAACCTGTTGGCACCGGTGCCCAAAGCGCACCAGGAGATGGTCGCCGCCGCGTTCCGGTCGATCTTCGCGCTGACCACCCCCGACGACGTGGCCGCCCGCTGGGACGAAGTCGCCGAAACACTCGCGGAGCGGTTCCCCAAGGCCGCTGCGCTGATGGACACCGCCAAGACCGACGTGTTGGCGTTCACCGCGTTCCCACGCGAGCACTGGCGACAGATCTGGTCGAACAACCCACTCGAGCGGCTCAACAAAGAGATCCGACGGCGCACCAACGTCGTGGGGATCTTCCCCAACGACCCGGCCGTGATCCGTCTCGTCGGCGCCGTGCTGTCCGACCAACACGACGAATGGGCCATCGCCCGCCGCTACTTCTCCGAAGCCTCGATGGCCAAGCTCTACGCCACGCGCGATACTGACCCCGCCGTCACCGCCGAGCTCCAGCCCGGCACCTGA
- a CDS encoding helix-turn-helix domain-containing protein: MRRGLRLVYSVSEAAELLGIGRSTAYELVARGELPSVAIGGRRVITRPALAELLGVEPPLPAELDAARTAAHDASHSRRQSPRPRKSPKADQPNLPFTA; the protein is encoded by the coding sequence ATGCGAAGAGGACTTCGACTTGTCTATTCGGTGAGCGAGGCGGCTGAGCTGCTGGGTATCGGTCGTTCGACGGCCTACGAGCTGGTAGCCCGCGGCGAGTTGCCGTCCGTGGCGATCGGCGGTCGCAGGGTCATCACTCGCCCCGCGCTCGCTGAGTTGCTCGGCGTCGAGCCACCGCTCCCGGCCGAACTCGACGCAGCCCGCACCGCTGCACACGACGCCTCTCACTCCCGGCGCCAGTCGCCACGTCCCCGCAAGTCGCCCAAGGCCGATCAGCCGAACCTCCCGTTCACCGCCTGA